From a region of the Methanobacterium sp. genome:
- a CDS encoding PAS domain S-box protein encodes MENINFSEEKFKIIFDHDPDAYYISDLKGNFIDGNEAAEALIGHKKADFIGKHYSKINIVSKSQTSEFDELFSKSALGQDTGPDEFIFNRKDGQEVDVEVRTVPIELEDENLVLWIVRDITLLKRADSVKAQLAAVVKYSQDAIVSEDLDGNFKSWNKGAEKIYGYSADEIIGKNLSILIPPDNLDELPKIIDKMKKNEPLEQYETLRVRKDGKIINVALTMSPVKNANGDIEGFSAIARDITERKKMGDALEWEVEVNKALAKLSSKLLSSASIEEISDLVLKYAKRLTESEFGFVGYIDPDTGFIVLTTMTRDIWDQCQVPDKSAIFEKFGGLWGWVLDNKESLVTNNPEEDPRSTGTPEGHIKIQRFLSAPALIGEKLVGQVALANSKREYNEQDVLLVERLADIYAIAIKRKQSEDALKISEEKYRRIVETFIKRVTEILGDLN; translated from the coding sequence ATGGAAAATATTAATTTTTCAGAGGAAAAATTTAAAATTATTTTTGATCACGACCCAGATGCTTATTATATCAGTGACCTTAAAGGGAATTTTATAGATGGAAATGAGGCTGCAGAAGCATTAATTGGACATAAAAAGGCTGATTTTATTGGGAAACATTATTCTAAGATCAATATTGTTTCTAAAAGTCAAACATCTGAATTTGATGAATTATTTTCTAAAAGTGCATTAGGTCAGGATACGGGTCCTGATGAATTCATTTTTAATAGGAAAGATGGCCAAGAAGTTGACGTGGAGGTAAGAACTGTTCCTATTGAACTTGAGGACGAAAATCTTGTTTTATGGATTGTAAGGGATATTACGTTACTTAAACGAGCAGATAGTGTGAAAGCTCAGCTTGCAGCTGTAGTAAAATATTCTCAGGATGCTATTGTATCTGAAGATTTAGATGGGAATTTTAAAAGCTGGAATAAAGGTGCTGAAAAGATTTATGGGTATTCTGCTGATGAAATAATCGGTAAAAACCTTTCTATTTTGATTCCACCAGATAATCTTGATGAATTACCAAAAATCATTGATAAAATGAAAAAAAATGAACCTTTGGAGCAGTATGAAACATTAAGAGTGAGAAAAGACGGTAAAATAATTAATGTGGCCTTAACAATGTCTCCTGTTAAAAATGCTAATGGAGATATTGAAGGATTTTCTGCAATTGCTCGTGATATAACAGAACGTAAAAAAATGGGTGATGCATTAGAATGGGAAGTTGAAGTGAACAAAGCATTAGCAAAATTATCTAGTAAACTTTTATCTTCAGCTTCAATTGAGGAAATATCGGATCTTGTACTTAAATATGCAAAACGCCTTACAGAAAGTGAATTTGGTTTTGTAGGTTACATTGATCCAGATACGGGTTTTATAGTACTTACAACCATGACTCGTGATATATGGGATCAATGCCAAGTCCCAGATAAAAGCGCGATTTTTGAGAAATTTGGTGGCTTATGGGGATGGGTATTAGATAACAAAGAGTCATTAGTCACTAATAATCCTGAAGAAGACCCTAGATCTACGGGTACTCCGGAAGGACACATAAAAATCCAACGTTTTTTATCAGCACCTGCTTTAATTGGAGAAAAACTTGTAGGACAAGTTGCACTGGCCAATTCAAAACGAGAATACAATGAACAAGATGTATTGTTGGTGGAACGATTAGCAGATATTTATGCTATTGCCATAAAACGTAAACAATCAGAAGATGCATTGAAAATAAGCGAAGAAAAATATCGTAGAATAGTTGAAACGTTTATAAAAAGAGTTACAGAAATTTTAGGTGATTTAAACTAA
- a CDS encoding acetolactate synthase yields the protein MKIKQLSIFLENRKGRMRKALDVLEKGRVNIRALSIADTSDFGILRLIVPDPEGTKKLLEENNFIVKIGEVIAVRMYDKPGGLGIILGILDDNNINLEYLYAFVEEKENRAIVLLHPENIDAGIKALQDGGATVISADEIYGL from the coding sequence TTGAAAATAAAACAATTATCCATATTTTTGGAAAATAGGAAAGGAAGAATGCGTAAAGCATTAGATGTACTTGAGAAAGGCAGAGTGAACATAAGGGCGCTTTCAATTGCAGATACATCCGATTTCGGGATTTTAAGGTTAATAGTGCCAGATCCTGAAGGAACTAAAAAATTACTTGAAGAGAATAACTTTATTGTGAAAATAGGGGAAGTTATTGCAGTTAGAATGTATGACAAGCCTGGTGGGCTGGGAATAATTCTTGGAATTCTCGATGATAATAATATAAACCTTGAATATCTTTATGCATTCGTAGAAGAAAAAGAAAACAGAGCTATTGTTCTTTTACATCCTGAAAATATCGATGCAGGAATTAAAGCATTGCAAGATGGCGGAGCAACAGTTATTTCTGCAGATGAGATTTATGGTTTATGA
- a CDS encoding phenylacetate--CoA ligase, translating to MIWNKEAECMSHEEKEELQLKRLQKVVKRAYENVPFYRKRFDDNKIKPEDIKTLKDIEKLPLTTKDDLREAYPFGMFAVPRREIVEVHTSSGTTGKPTVSGYTKKDIEIWSEVMARGLTMFGATEDDIIQNTHGYGLFTGGFGVHYGAQKVGLTVIPISTGQTKRQIEIMKDFGASIIIFTPSYGLYLAEVAEEEGLDTEELNLKAVGFGAEMWTEEMRQEIQKRFKAPAYNIYGLTEIIGPGVALECPEQEGLHVMDDHFYPEIIDSETLKTMGEGEKGELVLTTLTRHGMPILRFRTKDITTLRKTECGCGRTLIKMDRITGRTDDMLKVRGVAVFPSQIEKALLKMDGLEPHYQIIVSRPQHLDVMEVQVEASPKLFSDEIKELVSIKKKIENYIHNEIGLRVNVTLVEPKTLPRSEGKAVRVIDKRNFDN from the coding sequence ATGATCTGGAATAAAGAAGCAGAATGCATGTCGCATGAGGAAAAAGAAGAATTACAACTTAAAAGATTACAAAAAGTTGTAAAAAGAGCATATGAAAATGTGCCATTTTATAGAAAACGCTTTGATGACAATAAAATTAAGCCCGAGGACATTAAAACATTAAAAGATATAGAAAAGCTGCCATTAACCACGAAGGATGATTTAAGAGAAGCATATCCTTTTGGGATGTTTGCAGTTCCCCGTAGGGAAATTGTAGAGGTACATACTTCCTCTGGAACAACTGGAAAACCTACAGTCTCTGGATATACTAAAAAAGATATTGAAATCTGGAGTGAAGTCATGGCTCGAGGTTTAACCATGTTTGGGGCGACAGAAGATGATATTATCCAGAATACACACGGATATGGTCTTTTTACTGGTGGGTTTGGAGTGCATTATGGAGCTCAAAAAGTAGGTTTAACAGTTATTCCCATATCCACAGGCCAGACAAAAAGACAGATTGAAATAATGAAAGATTTTGGCGCAAGTATAATAATTTTCACACCTTCTTACGGACTTTATTTGGCAGAAGTTGCAGAAGAAGAAGGATTAGATACAGAGGAATTGAATTTAAAGGCAGTTGGTTTTGGAGCGGAAATGTGGACAGAAGAAATGCGACAAGAAATCCAAAAAAGGTTTAAAGCTCCAGCTTACAATATTTATGGCCTAACTGAAATAATAGGTCCCGGAGTAGCCCTTGAATGCCCTGAACAAGAAGGATTACATGTTATGGATGATCATTTTTATCCTGAGATAATTGATTCAGAAACACTGAAAACCATGGGCGAAGGAGAAAAAGGAGAACTTGTTTTAACCACATTAACCCGGCACGGCATGCCTATACTCAGATTCCGTACCAAAGACATTACAACGTTGCGAAAAACAGAATGTGGCTGTGGAAGGACATTAATTAAGATGGATAGGATAACTGGAAGAACTGATGACATGCTAAAAGTTAGAGGTGTGGCTGTATTCCCTTCACAAATTGAAAAAGCACTTTTAAAGATGGATGGTCTTGAACCCCATTATCAAATCATTGTTTCCAGACCTCAGCACCTTGATGTAATGGAAGTACAGGTTGAAGCATCACCAAAACTCTTTTCTGACGAGATTAAAGAATTAGTAAGTATAAAAAAGAAGATTGAAAATTATATACATAACGAAATTGGTTTAAGAGTAAATGTGACTCTTGTTGAGCCTAAAACACTTCCAAGAAGTGAAGGGAAAGCTGTTAGAGTTATTGACAAAAGAAATTTCGATAATTAA
- a CDS encoding MBL fold metallo-hydrolase, translating into MKREKFKVKSSNFNDWNEIFKNPERISVKSFITGYVKINKRGTLNPKHPNAGNIEDESLNVPILVHWIHHHKFGDYLVDAGLDSSYYQNPHGEMKGLFAGLFKKLGLGDTYFQEKNQDIAYHIKKNSIKLNGVFLSHLHSDHMTGARDLPKNIPYVVGMGEKYFEHKPLFYGDYLKGIEVLYEIDFLNAPNMPILGPCADIFGDGSFWAIKTPGHTRGHISFLINCIDGPVLLTTDACFIRLGFEKGIASSSYTDDVEMAQASLNNLVEFKRVYPQVKVCPGHEL; encoded by the coding sequence ATGAAAAGAGAAAAATTTAAAGTTAAAAGCAGCAATTTCAATGATTGGAATGAAATATTCAAAAATCCGGAGCGTATCTCAGTTAAAAGCTTTATTACAGGGTATGTGAAAATAAATAAGAGAGGTACATTGAATCCAAAGCATCCAAATGCGGGAAATATTGAAGATGAATCCTTAAATGTTCCAATACTTGTCCATTGGATTCATCACCATAAATTTGGAGATTATCTTGTGGATGCAGGTCTTGATAGCTCTTATTATCAAAATCCTCATGGAGAAATGAAAGGATTATTTGCAGGGCTATTTAAAAAATTAGGATTGGGGGATACATATTTTCAAGAAAAGAATCAGGATATTGCATATCACATAAAAAAGAATTCAATTAAACTAAATGGAGTTTTTTTATCACATTTACATTCTGATCACATGACAGGAGCCCGTGATCTGCCTAAAAACATTCCATATGTCGTTGGGATGGGTGAAAAATATTTTGAACATAAACCGCTCTTCTATGGAGATTATCTAAAAGGAATTGAAGTTCTTTATGAAATAGATTTTTTAAATGCCCCTAATATGCCTATTTTAGGTCCGTGTGCAGATATTTTTGGGGATGGTTCATTTTGGGCCATAAAAACTCCAGGGCATACACGAGGGCACATTTCTTTTTTAATAAATTGTATTGATGGGCCTGTTTTGCTTACAACTGATGCATGCTTTATTAGATTGGGATTTGAAAAAGGAATTGCTTCAAGCAGTTATACAGATGATGTGGAAATGGCTCAAGCATCATTAAATAATTTAGTTGAGTTTAAAAGAGTTTACCCGCAGGTTAAAGTTTGTCCGGGCCATGAGCTTTGA
- a CDS encoding alpha/beta hydrolase: METYVLVQGGNMSTETWNKLSGQNISTEDGHMGARYWDGTVDALKFVGHRVFAPTISDEFSSNLTDHIIQICTLIVEKDLQDIILVGHSYGGFVITGVADRMPERIRLLVYLDSGIPDPGQSLVDALNMVYSKEDYAAAVPDPNPPYAEKLHYDPKRIEGIKKIYIRCMKSEFIDVTRIAKEKVDAAKEGWTYFELPSSHVPMADLPEEFYKLMLEIAKL; this comes from the coding sequence ATGGAAACATATGTTCTAGTTCAAGGCGGCAATATGTCAACAGAAACCTGGAATAAGCTATCTGGACAAAATATTTCTACAGAAGACGGACATATGGGTGCCAGATACTGGGATGGAACTGTTGATGCTCTTAAATTCGTAGGGCACCGTGTTTTTGCACCAACAATCTCGGACGAATTTTCAAGCAATCTGACTGATCATATCATCCAGATTTGCACGCTGATTGTTGAAAAGGACTTGCAAGATATTATTCTTGTAGGACATAGTTATGGGGGATTCGTCATCACTGGCGTTGCAGACAGGATGCCCGAGAGAATTCGTCTTTTAGTTTATCTTGATTCTGGAATACCTGATCCTGGACAGTCCCTCGTTGATGCCCTAAATATGGTTTATTCAAAAGAGGATTATGCTGCAGCCGTTCCCGATCCAAATCCGCCGTATGCAGAAAAACTGCATTATGATCCAAAAAGAATTGAAGGGATTAAAAAAATTTATATTCGCTGCATGAAGAGCGAGTTTATCGATGTTACTCGCATTGCCAAAGAAAAAGTAGATGCTGCAAAAGAGGGGTGGACCTACTTTGAGCTGCCATCTTCTCATGTGCCCATGGCTGACCTTCCAGAAGAGTTTTATAAACTTATGCTTGAGATCGCGAAATTATAA
- a CDS encoding CPBP family intramembrane metalloprotease has translation MKENENISTIKKSIICFVLLTFALSTIFYYLIIANGFGGLNVFLLMWMPAFSALITSLIFFRSIRGFGWGPGKVKYLILAYILPIIFCIITYGIFWLFGLGTYTGNLHSNIIIFVAIGTINGIISALGEEIGWRGFLVPKLAKLTTFTWVAVISGVIWALWHFPLMMFSTYNSGTPLWWSLPIFFASAVAISFVFAWLTIKSRSLWPAVLLHASENLFNQSVFGPLAGGNLSLWLVGETGLIMLIVTIIIALIFWMFRDKLPDLRIRKSEDMN, from the coding sequence ATGAAAGAGAATGAAAATATTTCCACTATTAAAAAATCTATTATTTGTTTTGTGCTACTTACTTTTGCCTTAAGCACTATTTTCTATTATTTAATTATAGCCAATGGATTTGGAGGCCTCAATGTTTTTCTATTAATGTGGATGCCTGCTTTTTCAGCTCTAATCACATCTTTGATATTTTTTAGAAGTATTAGGGGATTTGGATGGGGGCCAGGGAAAGTTAAATATCTGATCTTAGCTTATATTCTGCCTATTATTTTTTGTATTATCACTTATGGTATATTCTGGCTCTTTGGTCTGGGCACCTATACTGGGAATTTACACAGTAATATCATAATTTTTGTGGCCATAGGCACCATCAACGGCATTATATCTGCATTAGGAGAAGAGATCGGTTGGAGAGGATTTTTAGTACCTAAACTCGCCAAATTAACTACTTTCACATGGGTTGCGGTTATTAGTGGAGTAATATGGGCACTATGGCATTTCCCATTGATGATGTTTTCCACCTACAACAGCGGCACTCCTCTATGGTGGTCTCTACCCATATTTTTTGCTAGTGCAGTAGCAATAAGCTTTGTATTTGCCTGGTTAACCATAAAATCCAGAAGTCTATGGCCTGCAGTACTGTTACATGCAAGCGAAAACTTATTTAATCAATCAGTTTTCGGTCCTTTAGCTGGTGGAAATCTATCCCTCTGGTTAGTAGGTGAAACTGGATTAATTATGTTAATTGTAACAATCATAATAGCATTGATATTCTGGATGTTTAGAGATAAATTACCAGATTTAAGAATCAGGAAGTCTGAAGATATGAATTAA
- a CDS encoding CPBP family intramembrane metalloprotease — translation MNKAILESRQLKKELLIFLIITFAATYLLDLIVYMIYGVKTASNASIWGITGIAHMLFPATAAIICMVYFKSLALSRETKIIFAFFLIYTGLFFFEGYFYKIMSTTSFLPLELPLVSSIVAVLGILTVIILNIKKKWRKELEPSKLFIGRNLKYYAIIPLIFLFILILSYILNYITGLGIPGKEFNLNLFFTTFIGLLITGALLLWPAVFGEEYGWRVYLQDRLFPLLGGYKGVLTLGIIWGVWHSGTILLGNNYPGQPILGNVAMISSTIVMGIIFSYAVLKTGSVWVAVLLHLITDMTQTPSELYLATSIDPVLSFGSGIYGSALMAVVALILLRSKVWKIDEISKSK, via the coding sequence TTGAATAAGGCAATTTTAGAAAGTAGACAGCTTAAAAAAGAATTGCTAATATTTTTAATCATAACTTTCGCAGCAACTTATTTGCTGGATCTTATTGTTTATATGATTTATGGTGTAAAAACAGCATCAAATGCCAGCATATGGGGAATTACAGGCATTGCACATATGCTTTTCCCTGCTACCGCAGCCATAATTTGTATGGTTTATTTTAAGTCCCTTGCCCTAAGTCGGGAAACAAAGATTATATTTGCTTTCTTTTTGATTTATACTGGTTTATTTTTCTTTGAAGGTTATTTCTATAAAATAATGAGTACTACCAGTTTTTTACCCCTAGAATTACCCCTTGTTTCATCTATTGTTGCAGTTTTGGGAATATTAACTGTGATTATACTAAACATAAAAAAGAAATGGAGAAAAGAACTTGAACCCTCAAAATTATTCATTGGAAGAAATCTTAAATATTATGCCATTATACCACTGATTTTTTTATTTATACTTATTTTAAGTTATATTTTAAACTATATCACTGGATTAGGCATTCCTGGAAAGGAATTTAACTTAAATTTATTCTTTACAACATTTATAGGCCTGTTGATTACAGGTGCCTTATTATTGTGGCCAGCAGTTTTTGGAGAGGAATATGGATGGAGAGTATACCTACAAGACAGACTATTCCCACTATTAGGAGGCTATAAAGGTGTCTTAACACTTGGTATTATATGGGGAGTGTGGCACAGTGGAACCATTTTACTTGGAAATAATTATCCCGGACAACCTATTCTAGGGAATGTAGCAATGATATCATCTACCATTGTAATGGGTATTATTTTCAGTTATGCTGTTTTAAAGACTGGAAGCGTTTGGGTAGCAGTATTATTACACTTAATTACTGATATGACACAAACACCATCCGAATTATATCTTGCAACCTCAATTGATCCAGTATTATCCTTTGGATCAGGAATTTATGGCTCTGCACTTATGGCAGTAGTTGCACTGATTTTATTAAGGTCTAAAGTATGGAAAATTGATGAAATATCTAAAAGTAAATAA
- a CDS encoding MFS transporter, whose amino-acid sequence MRRGGWFTLIIMSLATFITCFDATFMNVSIQNLIQDLDTTLPFVQAMISIYSLTMACLILPGAKLQDILGRKETFILGAVIYGIGALISTLSVNGIMLLVGWSLLEGIGAAMMIPATVAFLTATYHDEDRTFAFGIWSAVVSIAGFVGPILGGFITTWYSWRYGFAMEIIIIIFMLLYSRKLIKIDPILKWEELDVWGAVLSVLGIFLLVLGILELNNLKRWDIAGFTIIAAIIILVTFYWWQKKRINQGLNPLLNINLFKNLEFKLGSFIKIVDSLGSAGISFVIPVFILTVMDGTAFTAGLALFIPVTGLLIASLTVSRITKIIKPIKVISIGFALAIVGCFILSNTLNLESTLWDIIPGMTLIMFGLGLVIPLGTNLIMSSAGERKESDASGVANVSNTLGSSMGTALIGVILILGVFWGLQTSIQDQFPGKYSTQEINDNLPTWYDQINKTSLSVLKTTRDPDNIVAGRIVDGTIRKSTSITFYSIAFVFFLGLISSLLLWLRTRSSVKY is encoded by the coding sequence GTGAGAAGAGGGGGTTGGTTCACATTAATTATAATGTCGTTAGCGACATTTATAACATGTTTTGATGCTACTTTCATGAATGTGTCCATCCAGAACCTTATTCAGGATTTAGACACTACTCTTCCCTTTGTGCAGGCAATGATAAGTATTTATTCCCTTACTATGGCGTGTCTCATACTTCCGGGAGCTAAATTACAGGATATTCTTGGTCGAAAGGAAACGTTCATTCTTGGGGCTGTTATTTATGGAATTGGGGCTTTAATTTCCACTTTAAGCGTTAATGGTATCATGCTTCTTGTAGGATGGTCTCTTTTGGAGGGTATTGGGGCAGCAATGATGATACCGGCTACTGTAGCGTTTTTAACTGCCACTTACCACGATGAGGATAGAACATTTGCTTTTGGAATCTGGTCGGCTGTTGTGTCGATTGCAGGATTTGTGGGACCCATATTAGGAGGTTTTATCACCACATGGTACAGTTGGCGCTATGGATTTGCAATGGAAATCATAATAATAATTTTCATGTTATTATATTCTAGGAAACTTATAAAAATAGATCCAATACTCAAATGGGAAGAATTGGATGTTTGGGGTGCAGTACTGTCGGTTTTGGGAATATTTTTACTTGTTCTAGGAATATTAGAACTAAATAATTTAAAGCGATGGGATATAGCAGGGTTTACAATAATTGCGGCGATAATTATTTTGGTAACCTTTTATTGGTGGCAAAAAAAGAGGATCAACCAAGGGTTAAATCCCTTGCTTAATATAAACCTCTTTAAGAATCTTGAATTCAAGTTAGGAAGTTTTATCAAAATAGTTGATAGCTTGGGATCTGCAGGAATAAGTTTTGTTATTCCAGTATTTATTTTGACAGTTATGGACGGAACTGCATTTACTGCAGGTTTGGCACTTTTTATTCCAGTTACTGGTCTTTTAATTGCGTCTTTAACTGTATCACGAATTACAAAGATTATTAAACCCATTAAGGTTATCAGTATAGGATTCGCACTGGCTATTGTGGGTTGTTTTATTCTAAGTAACACTTTAAACCTTGAAAGTACATTATGGGATATTATACCTGGAATGACCTTAATTATGTTTGGTTTAGGTTTGGTTATTCCATTAGGTACAAATTTAATAATGAGTTCTGCTGGTGAGAGAAAAGAGTCTGACGCTTCGGGTGTAGCTAATGTTTCAAATACTCTTGGAAGTAGTATGGGCACGGCTTTAATAGGAGTTATATTAATATTGGGAGTTTTTTGGGGTTTACAAACTTCAATACAGGATCAATTCCCCGGAAAATATTCTACTCAGGAAATTAACGATAATCTACCTACATGGTATGATCAGATTAATAAAACATCTCTTTCTGTTTTAAAAACAACTAGAGATCCTGATAATATAGTTGCTGGGCGCATAGTTGATGGAACAATACGCAAATCTACTTCCATCACATTTTATAGTATTGCGTTTGTCTTCTTTTTAGGGTTAATATCGTCATTGTTATTATGGCTAAGGACTAGAAGCTCTGTAAAATATTAA
- a CDS encoding winged helix-turn-helix transcriptional regulator, with amino-acid sequence MLNENEDYKKEITEIKERLGNIQKDIKNLMENTNQQYIDLLLSNSKKEFITALTGYLNHDIENTLEKGMIIECELKNECKVIFKTFLQKNASLINQDNIPEEAIIENQAELNKIKSEAPFEKCKTCFNEISVLFEKQVNLMRSLCIYSTNQEKKQDISTICEETLVKHVLEPLSNRQRLQILKSMANDTKTFSSLSELTGLKGGNLLFHLQKLLDGDMILQRHERGDYMLTEKGYKLLVMLSEVNVLSGQKTD; translated from the coding sequence ATGTTAAATGAGAATGAAGATTACAAGAAAGAGATTACAGAGATCAAAGAAAGATTAGGAAATATTCAAAAGGATATTAAAAATCTCATGGAAAACACTAATCAGCAATACATCGATTTACTTCTTTCAAACTCAAAAAAAGAATTTATTACTGCACTTACAGGATATCTAAATCATGATATTGAAAATACCCTTGAAAAAGGGATGATTATTGAATGTGAACTGAAAAATGAATGTAAAGTGATATTTAAAACATTTTTACAGAAAAATGCCAGCCTAATAAATCAGGATAATATACCTGAAGAGGCCATAATTGAAAATCAAGCAGAATTAAATAAAATTAAAAGTGAAGCGCCTTTTGAAAAGTGTAAAACATGTTTTAATGAAATTTCAGTTCTTTTTGAAAAACAAGTAAATTTAATGCGTTCACTTTGTATTTACAGCACAAACCAAGAAAAAAAGCAGGATATATCTACAATTTGTGAAGAAACTCTTGTTAAACATGTTCTTGAGCCGTTATCCAACAGACAGAGGCTTCAAATTCTTAAATCAATGGCTAATGATACAAAAACATTCTCCTCACTATCAGAACTTACAGGGCTAAAGGGCGGAAACTTACTTTTTCATCTTCAAAAACTCCTTGATGGAGACATGATTCTTCAACGCCATGAAAGAGGTGATTACATGCTAACAGAAAAAGGATACAAGCTTCTTGTAATGCTTAGCGAAGTAAACGTTCTTTCAGGGCAAAAAACAGATTAA
- a CDS encoding ATPase: protein MKRDLVRFLQKIGVDTRFVSIGPNKVFINNLKFSRFSRKKEEVFKKNFPEIEVIRSTIFQKICIRASRNLAHCISPKDKIFAIKGDDPNNFTLSMILEPYKRKYGIEILSGDDISETNDLDIDSIALPVTLDDEARNILNLILNGQKIKLLSAAEEYNGNKLIYPLINLPESWIYSWTDDNTEKEFKQEYNSSEELLNFLETIIPDVRENLYKSALFLDK from the coding sequence ATGAAAAGAGATCTTGTTAGATTTTTACAAAAAATTGGTGTAGACACACGATTTGTAAGTATTGGCCCTAATAAAGTTTTTATTAATAATTTAAAATTTTCAAGGTTTTCAAGAAAGAAAGAAGAAGTATTTAAAAAGAATTTTCCTGAAATTGAAGTTATAAGATCCACCATTTTCCAAAAAATTTGCATTAGAGCTTCAAGAAATCTTGCACACTGTATTTCTCCTAAAGACAAAATATTTGCAATTAAAGGAGATGATCCCAATAATTTCACGCTTTCTATGATTTTAGAGCCATATAAAAGAAAATATGGCATTGAAATTCTTTCTGGAGATGATATCAGTGAAACTAATGACTTAGATATTGATTCAATTGCGTTGCCGGTTACATTGGATGATGAGGCTCGAAATATTTTAAATTTAATTTTAAATGGCCAAAAAATAAAATTATTAAGTGCTGCTGAAGAATATAATGGTAATAAATTGATTTACCCACTAATAAATCTGCCCGAATCCTGGATATACTCTTGGACTGATGATAACACAGAAAAGGAATTTAAACAAGAATATAATTCTTCTGAAGAGTTATTAAACTTTTTAGAAACAATAATTCCAGATGTTAGGGAAAATTTATATAAATCGGCTTTATTTTTAGATAAATAA
- a CDS encoding DedA family protein, which translates to MISILDYVSQIAINLIEYLGYWGVFIGMLIESACIPLPSEVIMPFAGFAVSEGKMTLWGITIAGVLGNLVGSWIAYFVGLKGGKPFLEKYGKYVLISQRKLDIAHNWFEKYGHEAVLISRMLPIVRTFISLPAGIAEMNFKKFTVYTVIGCLPWCFMLGYIGVMLGPHWDVIRNYFHILDVFVGIGIVAVIIYIIYHYRNSD; encoded by the coding sequence ATGATAAGTATACTTGATTATGTAAGTCAAATTGCAATTAATCTAATCGAATATTTAGGATATTGGGGAGTTTTCATAGGGATGCTCATAGAAAGCGCATGTATTCCATTGCCAAGCGAAGTAATAATGCCATTTGCAGGATTTGCAGTTTCTGAAGGGAAGATGACTCTATGGGGCATAACTATTGCAGGAGTATTAGGGAACCTTGTTGGATCATGGATCGCATACTTTGTTGGTTTAAAGGGAGGAAAACCATTTTTAGAAAAATATGGTAAATATGTCCTTATAAGCCAAAGAAAACTGGATATAGCCCACAACTGGTTTGAAAAATATGGTCATGAAGCTGTTTTAATAAGCAGAATGTTACCAATTGTCAGGACATTTATATCTCTTCCTGCAGGAATAGCCGAAATGAACTTTAAAAAATTTACGGTATACACAGTTATAGGTTGTTTACCGTGGTGTTTCATGTTGGGTTATATAGGAGTTATGCTTGGCCCTCATTGGGATGTTATAAGAAATTATTTCCATATATTGGATGTATTTGTAGGAATAGGAATTGTAGCAGTTATAATTTACATTATATACCACTACAGAAACAGTGACTAA
- a CDS encoding YwbE family protein has protein sequence MNGQNRKDISPGKEVYIVLKRDQRTGEKTRGVVKDILTKSSFHPHGIKVRLKDGQIGRVQSVI, from the coding sequence ATGAATGGACAAAATAGAAAAGATATATCTCCTGGAAAAGAAGTTTATATTGTTTTAAAAAGGGATCAGCGTACTGGGGAAAAAACTCGAGGAGTAGTTAAAGATATACTTACAAAATCGTCTTTTCATCCCCATGGAATAAAAGTAAGGCTAAAAGATGGACAAATAGGCCGTGTACAGTCTGTAATATAA